The proteins below come from a single Sorghum bicolor cultivar BTx623 chromosome 4, Sorghum_bicolor_NCBIv3, whole genome shotgun sequence genomic window:
- the LOC8055058 gene encoding HIPL2 protein, whose amino-acid sequence MELHMIFLTFFFFLGLAVATDPNNNNTTVEAAMTTTTRHDLAVTGGGGSSLCVRMASPEAYDGVVALKDEDGSGPLLFWSRKGKIWAPEVRDKPLIDLGGRLSQSQDADARGLAGVAVHHSTGRVFLSYYSASPNGSSAASLVVDELSSPSGWKNEAEATLTTRRVFSIAAAEPRSSSAFPVDFYAGQIMSRPTSSDPFIYIITGPAQSDGQLQAQIVRFSVGEHNASGHVYAAGLGIPRRCAFDTERSQDLYCAIVKDDQELVYLISDPGAPSTSATPPSPTLIVAQQRPIPPSIIGGLLYRGYADNALHGSYIYMDRSKLWMTVTSPDRNVSVARDIRVTCSASTASPSCSGGDFTGTVTSFGEDADKNALLLATNGAYLVVEPTLCDTNPKDPTSKTNLLKWVLGAIGGLAGALLTGYVGYKIIVNCCNNNGNNHQANAQNVIGNNNNVIVKY is encoded by the exons ATGGAGTTGCATATGatcttcctcaccttcttcttcttcttgggccTTGCG GTGGCTACCGatcccaacaacaacaacaccaCCGTCGAGGCGGCCATGACCACCACCACACGTCACGACCTTGCtgtcaccggcggcggcggcagctcgCTGTGCGTCCGCATGGCTTCTCCGGAGGCTTATGATGGCGTCGTGGCGCTGAAGGATGAGGATGGATCTGGCCCTCTGCTCTTTTGGAGCAGGAAAGGAAAGATCTGGGCGCCTGAGGTGCGCGACAAGCCACTGATTGATCTCGGCGGCCGCCTCAGCCAGAGCCAGGACGCCGACGCGCGGGGCCTTGCTGGCGTTGCTGTGCATCATTCAACCGGCCGAGTTTTCCTGTCCTACTACAGCGCTAGCCCCAACGGCAGCAGCGCCGCCTCCCTCGTCGTCGATGAGCTGTCGTCACCATCCGGGTGGAAGAATGAG GCTGAGGCTACGTTGACGACTCGTCGGGTGTTCTCCATCGCGGCAGCAGAGCCCCGCTCGTCGTCAGCGTTTCCTGTCGATTTCTACGCTGGTCAAATCATGAGTCGGCCCACCAGCAGCGATCCATTCATCTACATCATCACAGGCCCAGCCCAGAGCGACGGTCAGCTACAGGCCCAAATTGTACGTTTCAGCGTTGGAGAACATAACGCCTCGG GCCATGTGTATGCAGCAGGGCTAGGGATCCCGAGGAGATGCGCTTTCGACACCGAGAGAAGTCAGGACCTTTACTGTGCTATCGTCAAG GATGACCAGGAGCTTGTGTATCTTATCTCGGACCCTGGTGCTCCATCAACCTCTGCCACCCCGCCAAGCCCCACGCTCATTGTGGCCCAACAGCGGCCCATCCCACCATCGATAATAGGTGGGCTGCTCTACCGGGGCTACGCCGACAACGCCCTCCACGGAAG CTATATCTACATGGACCGCTCGAAATTGTGGATGACGGTGACATCTCCTGACCGCAATGTGAGCGTCGCTCGCGACATCAGGGTCACATGCTCCGCTTCCACTGCATCTCCCTCCTGCAGCGGCGGCGATTTTACCGGCACCGTTACCTCCTTTGGTGAAGATGCAGACAAGAACGCGCTGCTGCTGGCAACCAACGGCGCGTATCTGGTTGTGGAGCCCACCCTATGTGACACGAACCCCAAGGATCCAACATCTAAGACGAACCTTCTCAAGTGGGTCCTTGGTGCCATAGGGGGCCTGGCAGGGGCTCTTCTCACAGGTTACGTGGGCTACAAGATCATAGTcaattgctgcaacaacaacggCAACAATCATCAGGCCAATGCCCAGAACGTTATCGGTAACAACAACAACGTCATCGTCAAATACTAG
- the LOC110434589 gene encoding uncharacterized protein LOC110434589 — protein sequence MAPPLEKDSNEGQAENDAFVKNGWDGFNKKDRLRDHVGTRPNSFHNTAVKRCNNLMKPDRSIANAINKQRDVTKAEYLARLNTSIDAVRYLLHQGLAFRGHDESEKSKNKGNFRELVQLLAKQNEKAKKMAVVLRYVDKLGLIKERLIGVVHVSETSASCLKSNIDSLFAKYGLSITQVRGQGYDGASNMRVAKKNDDISDFFDMVSLLINVAGASCKRKDMIRESQQQRLTEFNDRFNEVNSELLTHVAAFNPKNSFDAFKFESLMELAKAYPSDFDSNELDDLSLELHIYIDNC from the exons atggcgccgccgctggaaaa AGATTCTAATGAGGGCCAAGCTGAGAATGATGCATTTGTGAAAAATGGTTGGGATGGCTTTAACAAAAAGGACAGGCTTCGAGATCATGTAGGCACCCGACCAAATAGCTTTCATAACACAGCAGTTAAAAGGTGCAATAATTTGATGAAGCCTGATCGATCCATTGCTAATGCTATCAACAAGCAGAGAGATGTCACTAAAGCAGAGTATCTTGCTAGATTGAATACTTCTATTGATGCTGTGCGATACTTGTTGCATCAAGGTTTAGCTTTTCGTGGTCATGATGAGTCAGAGAAGTCCAAAAATAAGGGAAATTTCCGAGAATTGGTACAGCTTTTGGCAAAGCAAAATGAGAAAGCAAAAAAG ATGGCGGTGGTTTTGCGATATGTGGACAAGCTTGGGTTGATAAAAGAGAGACTCATTGGTGTTGTTCATGTGAGTGAGACCTCAGCTTCATGTCTTAAATCTAATATTGATAGTCTTTTTGCTAAGTATGGATTGAGCATAACACAAGTTAGAGGCCAAGGTTATGATGGAGCAAGCAACATGAGAG TAGCTAAAAAGAATGATGATATTAGTGATTTCTTTGATATGGTGTCTCTATTGATTAATGTTGCTGGAGCCTCTTGCAAAAGGAAGGATATGATTAGAGAAAGTCAACAACAGAGA CTTACAGAATTTAATGATCGTTTTAATGAGGTAAATTCTGAATTGCTTACTCATGTTGCTGCTTTCAATCCTAAGAATTCTTTTGATGCTTTCAAATTTGAGAGTTTGATGGAGTTGGCAAAGGCAtatcctagtgattttgattcAAATGAGCTGGACGATCTTAGTCTTGAGCTTCATATTTACATTGATAAT TGTTAG